A window from Citrus sinensis cultivar Valencia sweet orange chromosome 3, DVS_A1.0, whole genome shotgun sequence encodes these proteins:
- the LOC102622631 gene encoding uncharacterized protein LOC102622631 isoform X2 produces MDALTIKPTSNSLRFGKTKPLPPTRLSFFKFTHFNKLRASSVIAFCVKGTPSNPQNPQPEYNNNNDTDNHNHKRNFPVNPFCVLFPILQSIKGLASSQTKKWASRLQAHSSQLENINVIDQNSNDYLQTGAFGAALLSVTSTAKVKISPFVATLAANPTFVSGLFAWMIAQSTKVFLNFFVERKWDLRLLFASGGMPSSHSALCTALTTSVALCHGVADSLFPVCLGFSLIVMYDAIGVRRHAGMQAEVLNMIVEDLFQGHPISQRKLKELLGHTPSQVFAGAMLEVKSFHSLSIQMEKRRDTEKTLCISRRGQLRCFLHQDP; encoded by the exons ATGGACGCTCTTACAATAAAACCAACTTCGAACTCTCTCCGTTTCGGCAAAACCAAACCTCTGCCGCCAACTCGCTTGTCTTTCTTCAAATTCACTCATTTTAACAAACTCAGAGCCTCTTCCGTCATCGCCTTTTGCGTCAAAGGTACACCTTCAAATCCCCAAAACCCCCAGCCAGaatataacaataacaacGATACTgataatcataatcataaaagGAATTTCCCTGTAAACcctttttgtgttttgttcCCAATCTTGCAGTCCATCAAAGGCTTGGCCTCTTCGCAAACTAAGAAATGGGCTTCACGTTTACAAGCTCATAGCAGTCAGTTAGAGAACATCAATGTCATAGACCAAAACAGCAACGACTACTTACAAACCGGAGCGTTTGGGGCGGCTTTATTAAGCGTGACGTCAACCGCTAAAGTCAAAATCAGTCCTTTCGTCGCGACATTGGCGGCGAACCCCACGTTTGTGTCTGGTTTGTTTGCGTGGATGATAGCGCAATCGACAAAAgtgtttttgaatttctttgtgGAGAGAAAATGGGATTTGAGGTTGTTGTTTGCTTCTGGAGGAATGCCGTCTTCGCATTCGGCTCTTTGTACAGCTTTGACTACGTCAGTGGCGCTTTGTCATGGAGTGGCAGACTCGTTATTTCCTGTTTGTTTGGGGTTTAGTTTGATTGTTATGTATGATGCTATTGGTGTTAGACGCCATGCTGGGATGCAAGCTGAG GTTCTTAATATGATTGTTGAGGACTTGTTTCAGGGTCATCCCATCAGTCAAAGAAAACTTAAGGAACTTCTTGGCCACACCCCATCCCAGGTCTTTGCTGGAGCTATGCTAG AGGTGAAATCATTTCATTCCCTTTCAATTCAGATGGAAAAACGAAGAGATACGGAGAAAACCTTATGCATAAGCAGAAGGGGTCAGCTCAGATGTTTTTTGCACCAAGATCCATAA
- the LOC102622631 gene encoding uncharacterized protein LOC102622631 isoform X1, giving the protein MDALTIKPTSNSLRFGKTKPLPPTRLSFFKFTHFNKLRASSVIAFCVKGTPSNPQNPQPEYNNNNDTDNHNHKRNFPVNPFCVLFPILQSIKGLASSQTKKWASRLQAHSSQLENINVIDQNSNDYLQTGAFGAALLSVTSTAKVKISPFVATLAANPTFVSGLFAWMIAQSTKVFLNFFVERKWDLRLLFASGGMPSSHSALCTALTTSVALCHGVADSLFPVCLGFSLIVMYDAIGVRRHAGMQAEVLNMIVEDLFQGHPISQRKLKELLGHTPSQVFAGAMLAEVKSFHSLSIQMEKRRDTEKTLCISRRGQLRCFLHQDP; this is encoded by the exons ATGGACGCTCTTACAATAAAACCAACTTCGAACTCTCTCCGTTTCGGCAAAACCAAACCTCTGCCGCCAACTCGCTTGTCTTTCTTCAAATTCACTCATTTTAACAAACTCAGAGCCTCTTCCGTCATCGCCTTTTGCGTCAAAGGTACACCTTCAAATCCCCAAAACCCCCAGCCAGaatataacaataacaacGATACTgataatcataatcataaaagGAATTTCCCTGTAAACcctttttgtgttttgttcCCAATCTTGCAGTCCATCAAAGGCTTGGCCTCTTCGCAAACTAAGAAATGGGCTTCACGTTTACAAGCTCATAGCAGTCAGTTAGAGAACATCAATGTCATAGACCAAAACAGCAACGACTACTTACAAACCGGAGCGTTTGGGGCGGCTTTATTAAGCGTGACGTCAACCGCTAAAGTCAAAATCAGTCCTTTCGTCGCGACATTGGCGGCGAACCCCACGTTTGTGTCTGGTTTGTTTGCGTGGATGATAGCGCAATCGACAAAAgtgtttttgaatttctttgtgGAGAGAAAATGGGATTTGAGGTTGTTGTTTGCTTCTGGAGGAATGCCGTCTTCGCATTCGGCTCTTTGTACAGCTTTGACTACGTCAGTGGCGCTTTGTCATGGAGTGGCAGACTCGTTATTTCCTGTTTGTTTGGGGTTTAGTTTGATTGTTATGTATGATGCTATTGGTGTTAGACGCCATGCTGGGATGCAAGCTGAG GTTCTTAATATGATTGTTGAGGACTTGTTTCAGGGTCATCCCATCAGTCAAAGAAAACTTAAGGAACTTCTTGGCCACACCCCATCCCAGGTCTTTGCTGGAGCTATGCTAG CAGAGGTGAAATCATTTCATTCCCTTTCAATTCAGATGGAAAAACGAAGAGATACGGAGAAAACCTTATGCATAAGCAGAAGGGGTCAGCTCAGATGTTTTTTGCACCAAGATCCATAA
- the LOC102622631 gene encoding uncharacterized protein LOC102622631 isoform X3 — protein MDALTIKPTSNSLRFGKTKPLPPTRLSFFKFTHFNKLRASSVIAFCVKGTPSNPQNPQPEYNNNNDTDNHNHKRNFPVNPFCVLFPILQSIKGLASSQTKKWASRLQAHSSQLENINVIDQNSNDYLQTGAFGAALLSVTSTAKVKISPFVATLAANPTFVSGLFAWMIAQSTKVFLNFFVERKWDLRLLFASGGMPSSHSALCTALTTSVALCHGVADSLFPVCLGFSLIVMYDAIGVRRHAGMQAEVLNMIVEDLFQGHPISQRKLKELLGHTPSQVFAGAMLVGSAASSDIVFVSNIRQQR, from the exons ATGGACGCTCTTACAATAAAACCAACTTCGAACTCTCTCCGTTTCGGCAAAACCAAACCTCTGCCGCCAACTCGCTTGTCTTTCTTCAAATTCACTCATTTTAACAAACTCAGAGCCTCTTCCGTCATCGCCTTTTGCGTCAAAGGTACACCTTCAAATCCCCAAAACCCCCAGCCAGaatataacaataacaacGATACTgataatcataatcataaaagGAATTTCCCTGTAAACcctttttgtgttttgttcCCAATCTTGCAGTCCATCAAAGGCTTGGCCTCTTCGCAAACTAAGAAATGGGCTTCACGTTTACAAGCTCATAGCAGTCAGTTAGAGAACATCAATGTCATAGACCAAAACAGCAACGACTACTTACAAACCGGAGCGTTTGGGGCGGCTTTATTAAGCGTGACGTCAACCGCTAAAGTCAAAATCAGTCCTTTCGTCGCGACATTGGCGGCGAACCCCACGTTTGTGTCTGGTTTGTTTGCGTGGATGATAGCGCAATCGACAAAAgtgtttttgaatttctttgtgGAGAGAAAATGGGATTTGAGGTTGTTGTTTGCTTCTGGAGGAATGCCGTCTTCGCATTCGGCTCTTTGTACAGCTTTGACTACGTCAGTGGCGCTTTGTCATGGAGTGGCAGACTCGTTATTTCCTGTTTGTTTGGGGTTTAGTTTGATTGTTATGTATGATGCTATTGGTGTTAGACGCCATGCTGGGATGCAAGCTGAG GTTCTTAATATGATTGTTGAGGACTTGTTTCAGGGTCATCCCATCAGTCAAAGAAAACTTAAGGAACTTCTTGGCCACACCCCATCCCAGGTCTTTGCTGGAGCTATGCTAG TTGGAAGCGCGGCATCTTCTGACATTGTTTTTGTCTCCAATATTCGGCAGCAGAGGTGA
- the LOC102622631 gene encoding uncharacterized protein LOC102622631 isoform X4 produces the protein MDALTIKPTSNSLRFGKTKPLPPTRLSFFKFTHFNKLRASSVIAFCVKGTPSNPQNPQPEYNNNNDTDNHNHKRNFPVNPFCVLFPILQSIKGLASSQTKKWASRLQAHSSQLENINVIDQNSNDYLQTGAFGAALLSVTSTAKVKISPFVATLAANPTFVSGLFAWMIAQSTKVFLNFFVERKWDLRLLFASGGMPSSHSALCTALTTSVALCHGVADSLFPVCLGFSLIVMYDAIGVRRHAGMQAEVTNIVARAVAMPSS, from the exons ATGGACGCTCTTACAATAAAACCAACTTCGAACTCTCTCCGTTTCGGCAAAACCAAACCTCTGCCGCCAACTCGCTTGTCTTTCTTCAAATTCACTCATTTTAACAAACTCAGAGCCTCTTCCGTCATCGCCTTTTGCGTCAAAGGTACACCTTCAAATCCCCAAAACCCCCAGCCAGaatataacaataacaacGATACTgataatcataatcataaaagGAATTTCCCTGTAAACcctttttgtgttttgttcCCAATCTTGCAGTCCATCAAAGGCTTGGCCTCTTCGCAAACTAAGAAATGGGCTTCACGTTTACAAGCTCATAGCAGTCAGTTAGAGAACATCAATGTCATAGACCAAAACAGCAACGACTACTTACAAACCGGAGCGTTTGGGGCGGCTTTATTAAGCGTGACGTCAACCGCTAAAGTCAAAATCAGTCCTTTCGTCGCGACATTGGCGGCGAACCCCACGTTTGTGTCTGGTTTGTTTGCGTGGATGATAGCGCAATCGACAAAAgtgtttttgaatttctttgtgGAGAGAAAATGGGATTTGAGGTTGTTGTTTGCTTCTGGAGGAATGCCGTCTTCGCATTCGGCTCTTTGTACAGCTTTGACTACGTCAGTGGCGCTTTGTCATGGAGTGGCAGACTCGTTATTTCCTGTTTGTTTGGGGTTTAGTTTGATTGTTATGTATGATGCTATTGGTGTTAGACGCCATGCTGGGATGCAAGCTGAG GTCACCAACATTGTTGCCAGAGCTGTTGCAATGCCAA GTTCTTAA